A stretch of the Sphingobacterium thalpophilum genome encodes the following:
- a CDS encoding tRNA-binding protein: MSSVITWAEFERVDLRVGTVLEVQDFPKARKPAYQLKIDFGSEIGILQSSAQITVHYTKEELLGKQVVAVVNFPKKQIANFFSECLVTGFADEKGDIILTSVDKKLPNGAKLS, encoded by the coding sequence ATGAGCAGTGTCATTACCTGGGCGGAGTTTGAGCGGGTCGATTTGCGTGTTGGGACGGTGCTGGAGGTACAGGATTTTCCCAAAGCCAGAAAACCTGCCTATCAGCTAAAAATCGATTTTGGTAGCGAGATTGGAATTTTGCAGAGCAGTGCACAGATTACTGTACACTATACCAAAGAAGAGTTGCTGGGTAAGCAAGTTGTTGCAGTGGTAAATTTCCCGAAGAAGCAAATTGCCAATTTTTTCTCCGAATGTCTGGTGACCGGTTTTGCGGATGAGAAAGGAGATATTATTTTGACTTCAGTGGACAAAAAATTACCAAATGGAGCTAAACTTAGTTAA
- a CDS encoding nucleoside deaminase, translating into MTFIDFEGTQLIDSDESFMRMALTEAKRALEEGEVPIGAVVVHKGRVIGKGHNLTQRLNDVTAHAEMQAFTAAANYLGGKYLDECTLYVTIEPCIMCAGAAYWTHIGKIVYGAKDEKRGYSHFHDKILHPKTVIVQGILEEECADLVKSFFRQKR; encoded by the coding sequence ATGACGTTTATAGATTTTGAAGGCACCCAACTGATTGATAGCGACGAGTCCTTTATGCGTATGGCTTTAACTGAGGCAAAGCGGGCGCTGGAAGAAGGAGAGGTACCCATCGGTGCCGTAGTCGTACACAAGGGGCGTGTAATTGGCAAAGGACATAATCTAACCCAGCGGCTCAATGATGTAACAGCGCATGCCGAAATGCAGGCTTTCACAGCTGCAGCAAACTATCTCGGGGGCAAATATCTGGATGAATGTACGCTATACGTAACTATCGAACCCTGTATTATGTGTGCTGGAGCCGCCTATTGGACCCATATCGGTAAAATCGTATATGGGGCAAAGGACGAAAAGCGAGGATATTCGCATTTTCATGACAAAATTCTCCATCCCAAAACTGTCATCGTGCAGGGAATTTTGGAGGAGGAATGCGCAGATCTGGTTAAATCATTTTTTCGTCAAAAACGTTAA